DNA sequence from the Liolophura sinensis isolate JHLJ2023 chromosome 1, CUHK_Ljap_v2, whole genome shotgun sequence genome:
GTGCAAAGATTCAAAATATTAATCGTTATGGCTTgacagttttttcttttttcttttttctgtccaACATCTAAATACAGATATTCCAACCAAGATTGAGCCATTACAGTTTTATTACAGGTCATATGCCTTGGTCCTAATTTTATTCAAAAAGCTTCATTGTATGTAAGACTTCTACAAACATTCGTATTTATAGGTTGGTGAAATTGTTGGAAGAGATTATGGGTGAGAAAGAGAACAAAACATTAATATTCACGGAAACCAAGAGAAGAGCAGATGATCTGGTCAGGCGAATGAAGAGAGACGGGTAAGTTATTTCAGTTTGTTCACTATGCTGCATATTCATTTAGCTGCAAGTTAGAActtaatttttaaaagaaaagctGTTCAATCTTAAATTTATTAATAACCAAGTTCTCGTCGTGTATACTGTGGACAACAATTCATTAGTATCGTTGCATTTATTTTTAGATGGCCAGCATTGTGTATCCATGGAGATAAATCTCAGCCAGAGCGTGATTGGGTGTTGAGTGGTATGTGTTTTATTCTTTACCTATTGACCTATTTACTGGAAATCAAATGGTAGAAATATCAAAAGGCTTACAACATCTTTTAGTCCCTTGATGATTgaattttttgtgtttaaagtGATGTCTTGGTGAAGATTGGTCTCTTTCTTTCAGAATTCCGATCTGGTCGTGCTCCAATCCTGGTGGCCACAGATGTTGCGTCACGTGGTTTAGGTTCGTATTTTCACAAGCTACTTGCCATAGGCACAGGAGTTACATGACTCTCCCTGAACTGGGATTCTGAAACTGCAAGTACTTCATTTGCAAGTTTTAAGATAATAATGTAATATGAAGCTTTGAGACTTGAGGATTTTAATGTTTATAGTCTACTTTTTTTTAACCCAACTGTCTTTAGTTTCTTTTGACAGATAGTTGGATATCTAAAGTGGTGGGATACAGCCGGCATGACTTGACTACTGAAGAGTATGGAGGGGGAGGAAAGTGCGATTTTCCGATGGCTTACAAAGGGTAGTCTCCCCTTGCATTACCTGTGACAGTGCAGTGGGCTTACCAAGTCTGCTGTAGTAGATTTGGAGAATGGTTACGGTTGCCAAGTAAACTGATTGGAATGCTGTTTACATTGTGTATGTTGAGGTGGTGAAAGTGTGGTTTAATGTGATGCTGAATCTTTGTGTCTTTGTTTAAAATTGACCAGGCTACGTTATCAGCTTTAGGCTTAGCGGAAGTGTATCACTCAGTTTACCACGTATGCATAGCTCTTGTAAATCAGCAGTTCTTTCACGACACCATTGTTCTGATTTGTCTGGGATTGGTTGTCATGTAAACAAGTATTTGCTGGTGTTGGATTTACATTTTCTGATAGCATATGTGTAGCCACCACCTCAAAGGATGCACAGTTGATATGTGAACAGTGTTTCTCAGGTACTGTTCTGGAGAACTTTAAAAAATGCCATTAGCTCACTTGGCAAAGGATGAGCTTTTCAGCAGCCAAATGACTTAATACTTACGCCTTTCCTGATCACTCGTCCTCCCTCACACTGCGCAATCAAGGAGTCATGTCGGATACCTGCCAAATTGTGAATTGTTACGTCCTTGTGAGACTTGGGACTTTGCTGCTATTGCACACCTGCCTGAAATTCCCGATCAGCTACTCTCTGTGGCTAACCTCATCTTGGGCAATCTGACCGTATCATGGATGCAGGCCCGGGATATCTTTCCTTAGTGATGCTGTACTAATAGTAACTGTAGTTGAGGTGTGAGGAAATATCACACCTGATACGGGCACCTTAGTTCCCATCTTAGGCCTTTTATTAATGATGTGCAGCACTTTAGAGGAGGCAGTTCGTGAAGCAAAGTGCCAGGCTATTTCACAAATAACGACGATGCATGCTCCCTTAGGCTCAGTATTTGGTTGTTGCTAGGCCTGTTCAGGTTGCACCTGGCCACCCTGGGTAGTTTCTTTGCAGGTCCAGCCCTTCCGACAGTCCAATAAGCCAAGCTCTGAAGGTAAGTCATCCCAGGCTAAGGTGTGTTCCATGTAGGTTGGAAGCCTAACAGGATTCTATGAACTGTCTGCTGCTGGATTTTGGGAGTGTGCATTTTCACCTTTATCCATGACCTTTCCATTACAGGttttaacaaatgtttcttACAGCTAAAGTGGAAAGTATTCCTGACTTCAGACTTACTGTgttcttttgtttcttgttttgtgcCGGTGTTTGTTTATGACACCAAAAACAGATGTGTCAGATATCAAATTTGTCATAAACTTCGACTACCCGTGCTCATCTGAGGACTATGTTCACCGCATTGGTCGCACTGCCCGAAGCACCAATACTGGCACTGCCTATACCTTCTTCACCCCTGGTAACATGAAACAAGTTAATGACTTGGTCTCTGTCCTGAGGGAGGCCAACCAAGTGATAAACCCAAAGCTACTCCAGTTGGCAGAGACTGCTGGACGATTCGGGGGTAAAGGTAaggaaaaatgaataaacataaaaatgaattgAGAGTTGCAAGGCACTAAAGGGAAGTTAAAGAGTTGCTCAATCCACAGAAACACATAAACAGTGAACTGGACCCTtcaaaatattcagtttcaagactgaaaacaaaatgtgtacaaTCTACTGTGAAAACCTGGTACAAAATGGTACAAAAAAAGGTGTTGATCTGGTAAGTCTAGATTTTTCCCCGATGTGAAAATAATTGACAATGTCTTTATGTGAATCTTGCGAATGTTACAGGTCGCAGTCGCTACAGGCAGGGTGGGTTTGGTGGCCGAGATTCTGGAAGAGGAGGATATGGTGGTGGCAGCCGCGGCTCCTATGGCAACAGTGGTAGGGACCGCAGCTCAAGCAGTCGTTTTGGTAGTTCATCGGATAAGGGAGGGTATTCCCAGGGGTCCTCAGGCAGAGGTAGTTACGATAGAGGGTCATCTCAGAGTTATGGACAGAGTTCAGGCTACGGCTCCTCTGGAACGTCACAGGGAGGCTCGTATGGCTCAGGTTCACAAAGTTATGGCTCCCAGGGTCATCAGAGTAAGTTTAGCCAGGGAGGTCAATATAGCCAGTCTCAGTACAGTGGTCAATATGGTCAGTCATCCAACTACAACCAGGCCAATGGGTACAAGTCTAATGTCAGCTCCAGCTCGACAACTTCTGGCCAGGCAGCTCCCAAAGACATGGCTGCTCTGCAAAATATGGCTGCCCAGTACAGTAACTGGATGAAGACGTCCTCTCATCAGCCTCCTCCACCCCCATCTAATCCCCCTCTACCAAAAGGTGCTCCTCCACCTCCTCCCCAGCCCCCTAAGTTCCCTCCCCCTCCTGGAGGCAATTACAAATATTGATCTGATTTGTCAGATGAATGTTTTTCTCTGCGCACATTGTCATTAGACAAGTGTAACTTCCAGTGCTTAAGGAATAGACTGGGTTGTTTACACAAGACCAAGGAAATTTGTCCAAGACTGGACTTGTTTTTATCAGAAATAGCTGGTATTTGTTGTCTGGTTGGCTTGGATAGCTTTTGGCTCATGTACAGGGCGTGCATAGTAGGTCTGTTCTTCCATTTTGAAGGAATGCGTCCAGCTGCACCATTGTTACATTAGTTCTTTTCAAGGGCCTTTGTTCTTAATGGATGATTTGTGCTAAActtgtgttttcttgtagtAATCATGGTAATAGATCCACGTCTTTCTTGTTGCAGGCCGTTTCAGCTACCCCAGCTTGACGCATTCCTTTAATGGCAATATACCAGGGAATTGATGTTAGAAATAGATGAATGGGGACACCTATAGACCCTAGCCTGCCCGCCTCCCTGTAAAGCCTAGCCGTCTGTCCTGTATGTTAAGTTATTGACCCCACGTCTGTCCAGACCAGATCGTCAGACTGAAGTGGACCGGATAGTAGCCTGTGCTGGACGTCTTAGCTTTTGTTGTTATTGAACTTCTTATCATCACGTACTCATACTTTAATTTTTATGAATAAAGGTCATCTCATGTAtctttggcatttcattttcttCCATAATGGAATAACTGGGGCATGTGTACTACACCAGTTGTAGGGCACAGAAACCTTGTCTAAAACATACCGCTTATTACTATCAATTTGCCATGGTCTTGTTAGACAAACTGACGAGTTTATTCTCTTGACAAATATCAATTCCTGGGTTAATGTTTAAATAGATATGAATTGAGAGAATGGATTGTATTCTGTAGACACTTAGCTTATATTTCTTCAAACAAATGGCACTAAATCAGACCTATTCCCTCCAGTAACTATGCGAAGTGCAGCATTTGTCAATATGAACATGGAGCGTAAACCTGCAATTTAAGAATGGACATTGCAAGCAGCCCTGTCAACAGACCATTTAAACCAGATGTTTTGGGGGTacagtgtaaatgtttttataGTCAAAGTATAACTTTGTATACATCCTTGTGAAAAAGCAAGGTACCTGTTCAGTGGTTAATGGGGGATATCATATTGTCATttaaccaaaaattaaaaccagcTCCAAATTTTTAGACGCAAGTGCATGACCTTGTGCTAGAACTCCATAGAAGTTGAAGTACCAGTTACTCAGCAGATTCTGAATTGAACAAATTTCACCCAGCAACTGGCCAACATTTCTCTAACAACTAGTACCAAAACTTGCGTTTGTCCAGAGCATATATTACTGAAAGATTGATGGAAATggatttaacatttaatatctCCACTCGTGTATCAACATCTTGTCACAACGAAGTGTTGTACTTTAATAACCCTGTAGCTCTGAAATGGTTGATGTTAGTGGATTGTGTATTGCCATActggagaatttttcacttctgacAGAGCTTCAGTTACCCTCGGCTGTACCAATCTTTCTATAACTTTACCATGTGTTGCACATGCTTAAACGATGGATTGGTGGAACGATCTCGCGGGAACTCAAGGAGCCCATCACCTCATTTTATTCAGACCTTGTCGCGAATATTCAAGGATTACTTTAACTTTTTGTTCGAATAATTTATATGGCATTTGGATTCGAAGACGAGAACATTGGTCAATGCCTGATGCTCACAGTAGGCAGGAACTTTTATTAACCATCTAAGCCAGAGAGGCCCAGGACAACTGAAAAATAGCCCAGGGAATAAAACGAAAAGACCTGCACATCTGTGTATTGTCCCAAACAATTTTGAACAGGATCAAACAAGTATGAGGAGCCGAACAGCTACACCATCTTACAAGGATACTGGTATCATTCCAAATTACTGTGCTAAAAAACTTAACATTTAGGCTATTTCTCCGTTGTGGCCTTAAAAGAGTAGATGAAGCGTGctacatggtctgtcccatatGAGCATTTCACACACACTGTATGGAGACCGATAAAACGGGTTCAAAACAATTGCATGGTGACAATTTTGTTTATTGAGAGAAGGTAATCACGTGCATACCGACGAGCTCTTAGTAATAGACATTTATTTCCTAATTATTGGTCAACAATCCACTTCGTTTTCTTCTGTCACTAATGTAACATCCCCCCACTCACTGCACTTGTTTCAAGTTATGggtaatctgaaaaaaaaaaaaaaattataaaatgcaATGAATACATCACGTACAAATTCAGTCTTGCGTATTCACCACAAAGCTATTCCCTTTTTATATCTAATTACGCCCACTATCAGTACATAATTTAGATACATAATTAATAGAAGGCCACAGGAACAATTGGAGAAAACAGCAAGGACTGCAGATAAGGTAAAGCAATGCTTCAGTCTAAATACATGCTTCCACGCCACTGACCACATGTTCGATTAACTGAATTACACTACTGTGTATTAACTGTTTCTCTCAAATCTtaataaatacactgtgtaGTGGTCTAGAACACCCTTTTCAACATGATGGGTTTTCTTTCTCTTGTGCAACATGTCAGCTTATTGATTTATTAGATGGCGCTAAATGCTGTAGTCGAGACGttttcactaatacaatggTCATTTCTTGGATGGAAGGCCACGCTCGCTTTTAATTATTAACAAACTACTATGTAAAGATCAAATGGTTGCACAAACCAATTGAAGCAACTGACCTATAGCTGCAGCTGGGCTGTCATCAGCCAGATTTAAATGTGTTACAATATCACAGATTATCAGCTTAGTGGAGTGCATTGCATTTACCACTCAGCCAGTAAGCTATAAGGTTCACAGAAGAAATCTGGCACGATAACGCACAAGCCCCTcgccaatgcagttgctgtcggttcaagtccagctcatgctggtttcctctgcagccgtatgtggaaaggtcttcagCAAAATGTGAATGGTCATGAGgttctgctgggtttcctcccaccacaatgttgaaatagtcttgagtacaatgtgaaacaccaatcaaatagataaatcacAGAAGAAATCCCACTAAATGTGCTGTCTGTAAATACCTCTTCAAACTTGTGTATTTGTCTGATGAAGAAGTCCCCATAACGTCTGGCCACCTTGGTGTCTGCTATATGGATCATGTCCTGGAAACAAAAAGGTTGTGTTATTTATCTACATTAAccctaattctccaaccttttcaacaactTCTCTAAACAATTTTGAAGCATCCTATGAGGactatggagtgtagagaaataatttgctcagttctacgaagcttgcatcttcagtgacacaaaacaaatattttagcgtcatatttataaaaactgtatgcataaaGTTCACTGAAaatagttctttagtggttggaaaatttgacacatttaaACTCACAATTCACACCAAGATGCAGAGTTCAATTACTGTGAGATGGCTCCACAGaaaataatcattacaatgacgaaacactgatgaaatgaaaacaagatgGGTGGTGCAACAACTTGGAAAAGAGTTGCCCACTTCTCCATACATTTAGAAGCAATTCCAGAGTGTTCCAACATCTAGATGTAAAACACAGATGACTTGAGAATATAAGTTGGTTTGGGCCTGAAAGCGTCTACATACATAACTCGTGACCATTAAAAAGACTTAGTGATGTTTTTTTGGAACACCATGGTAGTTAAGCACAAATAGTGATAAAGACCGCTTTATGCAAATTGGGCAAACCCTACCATGGGAAAAGgtacaaataatacaaaaaaaagtaCCTTGTCTATGTAGAAATCCACTTCTGAGGCAGACTGAAACTCTCCCTCCAATCCACTGGTACCCTTTGTCCACACAACATTCTTCATTTTGTGCTGTGAAAGAAAATGGGCACCAAAGGGGATTAAATACAGGTATACACGGATGTATTCTATGGCTTACACACAGAAAATTTCAAGCACACAAATCAAGACATAGTACCTGCTCATGTGAAATGCTGTACAAACTGCGAAACTGACTCAACTGGTGTGGCTTTATCAAATTACAGCACACTTGTGCACACGTATAGCTGGCATAAAATATATAGCGATACTCTTTCGAAAGACTTCAACGATATTTCCAATCATGACTACATCAGGCTAAGTGAAGTACAATTTCTCatgatgagtgagtgagcgcttgttgtttaacgtcgtacagtcatatgacaaagTGCATgcgatgtgcctccttgttgcaggacagatttccactgttttgatatctagtgctgctccacTGAGACGCCTCACtgaagtaagccgccccgcccaagccaatgcactgataagggtcaaccagtcgttgcactagcgaagaagttacaatttcctactttaaagtcttaggtgtgactcgacccaggataaACCCtcgatctaccgctcccgaagctgTACCAACTGCTATAGGGGCCGGTAATTTCTCATAATGATATTAGATGATATCACATCAGCAATGTTTCAGCTGGTAGATACAGCCGGGGGATATAAACATTTGAAGTctaaaactaaaactgaataaaataaatttaatggtCAATGAATTACACACAGCCACGTTACATGTTGTATAAAACATGTGACAAATATTTAACGCAGCATTTTCAAAATACATCACAGGCATTCAAACCATGTCTACCACAGAGAAACGGCTTTCTTAACTCAGATCAAGCATTCAGATCATGTCTACCACAGAGATACGGCTTGCTTAATTCAAATCAGGCATTCAGACCATGTCTACATATCTTATCTTGATTCAGCCCAGTGCACAGTCGTTATTGGCCCAAGTATGGAGGATTGAGCTAAAGCATTAACCTCCACAAAACATTTTcaccagcaccactggaacatTATGATCCCAGAATGTACCATAAAGATCATAAGACTACCCTGTGGATGTTGCTACTGGGATAACGGTGGACGAACCATAAAACCATATCTGTTTCATTAATGTTTCTGTTCGATCCTCCATAGAGAGCGCGGTCATTATCATGTTCATCTGATTTAGTCGGCATGCGATATCAAGATTTGAATAAAAGGTACGCATGATCTGCTGAACAAGCAAAGACACCCTGTCCATCaccaaatggacaaatgtaagaCTGAGGAAATAAGCAcagcttgatttgaactctttcagTCATGTTGAATAACTGTTTGCACGGACAACAATGACAGTATTTGTTTTACTTACttaatttacttgattggtgttttacgtcgtactcaagaatatttcacttatagaacgacagccagcattatgttgtgaggaaaccgggcagagcagtATTTGTTTCAGAACAGCCATTAACATATAGCTACCTTAAAACACATCAGGTTTGTCTGTAACTCTTCGTCTGTCAGGTCCATGAAGGTTGCCAACTTGGACATGGGTAGTGTTGTGTATAGCTTCAGATAACTGTAACAATGTTgtaataacatgcatgtataaaaccTTCAGATGTTGGAAATATAAACTACGGtttcacataaatgtaatatgtaGATGTAAACCCAGTAGACAAATAATGAGAGCTTTGAACATTACCAAACAGTATTTgttaacagtattttattttatttgtgttttacatcttACACCGAGccttttttacttttacaacaGGGGCCAGCAATTTGAAACTCACGAATATATTACTACGTTTTTTACCCCTTTTCTTCCTTTTTCATTATTGGGAGCATGAAAACGAGCAACCACAATTCAACTGTGCCCCTCAGACTGAGAACTGAAATCACCCACCTTCTGATTGTAGGCAGGAGAATCTGCTGAGTCACTTCCTGTAGAAACACCTTAAGCTGGAGAAGAAACGGCTCCTACAACAGAAACGTTGTAATGAACTAACAAAAAGGAAGACATACAACTTTGTCACTGGCTACATTGCCACTGTCAAACCACTGGGTGCCACCATAGTGGGACCATTTTGGGTAAATCATTTATCCCATGGGTATTTTTAAGACAAGACTGTGAATTGTTTTATTGGTGACTCAAAAATTCTGCACCACTTTCGTGACAACTGTTAATGTGGCAATGGTTTCTAATTGTGAAGGAGACCTATCTTCGTTTTGCctatagaattttttttgggggggagggggtactATATACAAGACTAGGTGACTTACCTTGTGGAAGGTTGGCGTCATTTGATCATAGTTTGGTGGCACTGGTGAGAGGAATTTAGGACAGGCAAATGAAAAGCTTGTCTCAAATTCCCCCATATCCCTGAAAAGAAGTTTCCATAAAAGATAAATTATGATTCATAACACAAACAATGATTTCCAGTAAAAACATCTGATTTAAAATGCCTTTTAATAATGGCCTTGTATCTATGGTGACACTATTGATGCCAATGGTTAAGATTTTTCAAAAGTTAAGTATAAACATCATAACCTGTTTAAATAGTATATAACCGGTAGGgtttctgagaaacgtaattatgacattaaatccaccaaaaacaatagatctGCCCTAGCCGATCTCCATCCGGTAATCCAGTGACGCTCAGTGgatgacgtcatagatggcccaCCCAAATTTAGCTGGCCTATATTGCCTTggaattcgtatcaaaatgatgtcattttcgagaccGATTCTAACTAAAccgaagcaaatatactgccctatcaatttgaacccacagtggacgacgttgaagttccgatttatgacactggtCAGGCTTcagattctgagttttcagaTGATGAATGTGATCTTtggccaggcatttccaaccgcactggGAATACGGTAAGCTATAGcttttatcctgtgttacactgtaggtTGTGTGTatgtcagatttaatatttactattccTTCCTTCTgtccgcttcacaataaatatcattcgaTCCCCTGAGTGgagatttacttcaaaaatgaGTTAGTGGGAATCAATGTTTGTGCATTTAATCAAGgcaatgctgaaaaaaaatttttgcaaGTGTTTAATTTTCCTAGTTACATTATGCCCGAATTACTCAAGTACGTCAAACAAGTATTATgaagggtggctttaatcctcttttgttttcTGCGGTGTCACTGATCTTTCTAATCTGGATCGGAGATTAACAACAATGGGGGAATGCTTTATCACTATAAGATTGCATTCGCACATACCctgagcagtattcaaagagatATCACTCATTTTTGCACCTttgatgagtaattttaatcaacaattAGTATTTCAACCCCAATCATTAATTTTTGATTAACGCAGTCAAGCAACACGATTAGCCTTGgattgttttcggttttaaCTCCTGCTTTGTTTTACATCCACCAAgccctatcaccagagtttTTACACTTATATTTAAACCCTGATTTTTCCTctcttctgttaaaatttagctacCCACTAGGATTTCTTATCCCATCTCCTGAAAGCCtgccaaatatttttttacactcaatttaactaTAATAACAGGTGTAGCTATTTACGAACAAATaaccaatctggacactaatcctttaattgAACTACACAATATGTAAGCGTATGTCACTCGCTATTCACTGCGCTACAGTTGTACAACATACCCTTTCTGCATTCGCAGCATGCGGTCAGCAAACTTCTCGCGGAGCTGTGAGTGGACACTCTCATCAATCCTCATGGGGTGCAGTACTAGGCTTATGGCCAGCAGGGTGTACATCTTGTCATTCATCTTGGAGATCTACCACACAGAAAAAAGACAATGTAGGAAGTTAcctttgttcaaatgtttttgaatgacaagaaaaaaaatagctttTATGAAACAGAAATGACCAAACGCCTTTACCTCCTAGAGACTCCACTGGATGATCACTATTTTCATGTTGCAGCCTAGGAGATGCATTCATCAACTGAATTTCatacttatatatgtacaggtagagATACCTTAATAGAAAGAAATCTAGAAATCTTGTtcagcatttatttatgttgtcCTCTCCTATCAGAtatgggaagttctgtcagcaacctgtggatggccgtggatGAGCCCggtctcccaccataatgctggccctttaatgtacgtgaaatattcttgagtacagcgtaaaactccaattagataaataaataaatatttattcacccTCCGActgaacaaatatttaaataatggACTCACTTGGTCATAGAGAGAGGCCCTGTTCTGGAACATCTGTTTGGTTCTCTGTATATAGAGCAGTACATTAGAGAAGGTACGGATAGCATCCTGGTATCGTCTCATCATCAGATAGGCAAAGCCCACATAATAGAAAGTGGTGATCTGGCAGGCAGGAAC
Encoded proteins:
- the LOC135461525 gene encoding probable ATP-dependent RNA helicase DDX5 isoform X1 → MSFRDRGFDSSGRGDRKGFGGGGSRFGGSSSYGGGGGSRFGGSSGGFSGGRGGGFGGRDRMNKNSQPGERLRKPKWDMSRLPKFEKNFYVEHPNVTRRTTQEITEYLNAREITLKGRDVPKPIFQFNEANLPEFVLHAIAAQGWKEPTAIQCVGWPFALSGRDCVGIAQTGSGKTAAFIMPALVHISHQPYLERGDGPICLVLVPTRELAQQVMEVAVMFGKPARVRSTCVYGGAPKGPQIRELERGAEICIATPGRLIDFLEAGKTDLRRCTYLVLDEADRMLDMGFEPQIRKIVEQVRPDRQVLMWSATWPKEVKTLAEDFLTDYLHVNIGAQQLHANHNILQIVDVCQDTEKDYKLVKLLEEIMGEKENKTLIFTETKRRADDLVRRMKRDGWPALCIHGDKSQPERDWVLSEFRSGRAPILVATDVASRGLDVSDIKFVINFDYPCSSEDYVHRIGRTARSTNTGTAYTFFTPGNMKQVNDLVSVLREANQVINPKLLQLAETAGRFGGKGRSRYRQGGFGGRDSGRGGYGGGSRGSYGNSGRDRSSSSRFGSSSDKGGYSQGSSGRGSYDRGSSQSYGQSSGYGSSGTSQGGSYGSGSQSYGSQGHQSKFSQGGQYSQSQYSGQYGQSSNYNQANGYKSNVSSSSTTSGQAAPKDMAALQNMAAQYSNWMKTSSHQPPPPPSNPPLPKGAPPPPPQPPKFPPPPGGNYKY